In Gimesia chilikensis, one DNA window encodes the following:
- a CDS encoding DUF1559 domain-containing protein: MGYLKRRRDGFTLIELLVVIAIIAILIALLLPAVQQAREAARRSTCKNNLKQLGIALHNYHDTHRVFPFATVCGVNVSAYTGQNYARQSWFHLILPYVDQAPLYDKLRDGFQSGTVSDFASHPQRSVKVPVFMCPSDPNSGKIGSQKSTFYSNYLLCSGSTTQGATGTFPKLNGMFFNISKIRISDITDGSSNTIAAGEINLVDDTPNAGPVADCLTVGDLRGRVWGTKYVGGGTFTTLQGPNTSVPDTVTYGYSRDYAPISTSCSGGDNAVYARSRHTGGAHFLLGDGAVRFISDNVDTSTFRSLGTRAGGEVLGEF, translated from the coding sequence ATGGGCTACCTGAAAAGACGAAGAGACGGTTTTACGTTGATTGAACTGCTGGTGGTGATCGCCATCATTGCCATTCTGATCGCGCTTTTACTGCCAGCGGTACAACAGGCGCGGGAAGCGGCGCGCCGCAGTACCTGCAAGAATAATCTGAAGCAGCTCGGCATCGCTCTCCACAATTACCACGATACGCATCGGGTCTTTCCTTTCGCGACCGTCTGTGGCGTCAACGTTTCTGCTTACACCGGACAGAACTATGCCCGACAGTCCTGGTTTCATCTCATTTTACCCTACGTCGATCAGGCACCGCTGTACGACAAACTCCGGGACGGCTTCCAGTCTGGTACCGTCAGCGACTTCGCCTCGCATCCACAACGTTCGGTGAAGGTTCCCGTTTTCATGTGTCCCTCAGATCCCAACAGCGGAAAGATCGGCAGTCAGAAAAGCACCTTCTACTCCAACTACCTCCTTTGCTCGGGATCCACGACGCAGGGCGCGACAGGAACATTTCCCAAGCTGAATGGCATGTTCTTCAACATTTCGAAAATCCGCATTAGCGATATCACCGATGGTTCCTCCAATACGATCGCCGCCGGAGAGATCAATCTCGTCGATGACACTCCCAACGCCGGTCCGGTTGCCGACTGTCTGACCGTGGGGGATTTACGCGGCCGCGTCTGGGGAACCAAATATGTAGGCGGCGGAACATTTACGACTCTGCAGGGGCCCAATACCTCGGTACCCGATACCGTGACCTACGGTTACTCGCGGGATTACGCTCCCATCAGTACCTCCTGTTCCGGCGGAGACAATGCCGTTTATGCCCGCAGTCGTCATACCGGCGGCGCACATTTCCTGCTCGGAGACGGCGCGGTCCGTTTCATTTCCGACAATGTCGATACCAGCACTTTTCGCAGCCTGGGCACCCGCGCCGGCGGTGAAGTGCTCGGAGAGTTCTAA